Proteins encoded by one window of Rouxiella chamberiensis:
- a CDS encoding zinc-dependent alcohol dehydrogenase family protein → MDEETLVAIPDYLSWEQAATLPCAAVTAWNSLQQSRPVQPGETVLTQGTGGVALFAVQFAKMLGARVIALTSTDDKAQRLKQLGADETLNYRQYPTWSEQVRELTAGEGVARVVEVGGPGTLTQSMLSCAPGGEIAMLGFVAQGSSAIDFMTLFKSGATVRPFSVGSRADFIAMNRALALSRLQPVVDKVFPFEQAIEAWRYMDEGRHVGKVVISIH, encoded by the coding sequence TTATCTCTCGTGGGAACAGGCGGCCACCTTGCCCTGTGCGGCCGTCACGGCGTGGAACAGTTTGCAGCAATCGCGGCCGGTGCAGCCGGGTGAAACCGTCTTGACGCAGGGAACCGGCGGCGTGGCCCTGTTTGCCGTGCAGTTTGCCAAAATGCTCGGCGCACGGGTGATTGCCTTGACCTCGACAGACGACAAGGCCCAGCGACTGAAGCAACTCGGCGCCGATGAAACCCTGAACTATCGCCAGTATCCGACGTGGTCTGAACAGGTTCGGGAGCTGACGGCGGGCGAGGGCGTGGCGCGCGTAGTGGAAGTCGGCGGGCCGGGCACTCTGACCCAGTCGATGTTGTCCTGCGCTCCGGGCGGCGAGATTGCGATGCTCGGCTTTGTGGCGCAGGGCAGTTCGGCGATTGATTTCATGACCCTGTTCAAAAGTGGCGCGACCGTCAGGCCCTTCAGCGTCGGCAGTCGAGCGGATTTTATCGCCATGAATCGCGCGCTGGCGTTAAGCCGTTTGCAACCGGTGGTAGACAAGGTCTTTCCGTTCGAGCAGGCGATTGAAGCCTGGCGCTATATGGATGAGGGGCGACACGTCGGAAAAGTGGTGATTTCAATTCACTGA
- the emrB gene encoding multidrug efflux MFS transporter permease subunit EmrB, giving the protein MADRKPLTGAPLAWMTVALAMATFMQVLDSTIANVAIPTIAGNLGASNSQGTWVITSFGVANAISIPITGWLAKRIGEVRLFLWATGLFALASWLCGVSNSLEMLIFFRVIQGLVAGPLIPLSQSLLLNNYPPAKRSTALALWSMTVIVAPICGPILGGYISDNYHWGWIFFINIPIGIAVVLLTLKTLKGRETETQIRPIDTVGLVLLVLGIGCLQVMLDRGKELDWFNSPEIITLTIIAVVALAFLIVWELTDDNPIVDLSLFKSRNFTIGTLCISLAYMLYFGSIVLLPQLLQEVFGYTATWAGLASAPVGILPVLMSPIIGRFAHRLDMRWLVTFSFIMYAVCFYWRAYTFEPGMNFGASAWPQFVQGFAVGCFFMPLITIILSGLPPSRMAAASSLSNFTRTLAGSIGTSITTTMWSNRESLHHAHLSESITPFNPATQQTYSQLEGMGMSHQQASGWIAREITNQGLILSANEVFWAAGGVFILLLVLVWFARAPFTAGGDGGGAH; this is encoded by the coding sequence GTGGCTGATAGAAAACCGCTGACGGGAGCGCCCCTCGCCTGGATGACGGTGGCGCTGGCAATGGCGACCTTTATGCAGGTGCTGGACTCGACTATCGCCAACGTCGCCATTCCGACCATCGCCGGTAATCTGGGTGCCTCGAACTCGCAGGGCACCTGGGTCATTACCTCGTTCGGGGTTGCCAACGCCATTTCGATTCCGATAACCGGCTGGCTTGCAAAACGCATCGGCGAAGTGCGGCTTTTCCTGTGGGCGACGGGGCTGTTTGCCCTCGCCTCGTGGCTGTGCGGCGTCTCCAACAGTCTGGAAATGCTTATCTTCTTCCGCGTGATTCAGGGTCTGGTGGCCGGTCCGCTGATTCCGCTGTCGCAGAGTCTGCTGTTGAATAACTATCCGCCCGCCAAGCGAAGTACCGCGCTGGCGCTGTGGTCGATGACCGTAATCGTCGCACCTATCTGCGGGCCTATCCTCGGCGGCTACATCAGCGACAACTATCACTGGGGCTGGATCTTCTTCATCAACATTCCGATCGGGATTGCGGTCGTGCTGCTGACGTTGAAAACACTGAAAGGACGGGAAACCGAGACGCAAATCCGGCCCATCGACACGGTGGGACTGGTGCTGCTGGTGCTCGGCATTGGCTGTTTGCAGGTGATGCTCGACCGTGGAAAAGAGCTGGACTGGTTCAACTCGCCGGAAATCATCACTCTGACCATTATCGCGGTGGTGGCGCTGGCGTTCCTGATTGTCTGGGAATTGACGGATGACAATCCCATTGTCGATCTCTCGCTGTTTAAATCGCGAAACTTCACCATCGGTACGCTGTGCATCAGCCTTGCGTACATGCTCTACTTCGGCTCGATAGTGCTCCTGCCGCAGCTGTTGCAGGAGGTATTCGGCTATACCGCCACCTGGGCGGGTCTGGCTTCGGCACCGGTCGGGATCCTGCCGGTATTGATGTCGCCGATTATCGGCCGCTTTGCGCATCGTCTGGACATGCGCTGGCTGGTGACATTCAGCTTCATTATGTATGCCGTGTGCTTCTATTGGCGCGCCTATACATTTGAGCCGGGAATGAACTTTGGCGCCTCCGCGTGGCCGCAGTTTGTGCAGGGTTTTGCGGTTGGCTGCTTCTTTATGCCGCTTATCACCATCATCCTCTCGGGGCTTCCGCCTTCAAGGATGGCGGCCGCGTCCAGCCTGTCGAACTTTACCCGAACGCTGGCAGGCTCGATTGGCACCTCGATTACCACCACCATGTGGAGTAACCGTGAATCGCTGCATCACGCGCATCTGAGCGAGAGCATTACACCGTTCAATCCTGCCACGCAGCAGACTTATTCCCAGCTGGAGGGCATGGGAATGAGCCACCAGCAGGCCTCGGGCTGGATAGCGCGGGAAATTACCAATCAGGGGCTTATCCTTTCCGCCAACGAAGTGTTCTGGGCGGCGGGCGGCGTGTTTATCCTGCTGCTGGTGCTGGTATGGTTTGCCCGTGCACCGTTCACGGCGGGCGGCGACGGCGGTGGCGCGCACTAG
- the mprA gene encoding transcriptional repressor MprA, whose amino-acid sequence MESSFAPIEHMLNFRAKKQKDFPYQEILLTRLCMHMHGKLLENRNKMLKAQGINETLFMALITLDARESHSIQPSELSAALGSSRTNATRIADELEKRGWIERRESDNDRRCLHLHLTADGEAFIQKLLPPQHKSLHFLWSTLDVEEQQQLEALTRKLLTRLDQMDAGSTS is encoded by the coding sequence ATGGAAAGTTCATTCGCTCCTATTGAACACATGTTGAATTTTCGCGCTAAAAAGCAGAAAGATTTTCCTTATCAGGAAATCCTGCTGACTCGCCTGTGCATGCACATGCACGGCAAGTTGCTGGAAAATAGAAACAAGATGCTGAAAGCGCAGGGGATCAACGAAACGCTGTTCATGGCGCTGATCACGCTGGATGCACGGGAATCGCACAGCATTCAACCTTCGGAATTGAGTGCTGCGCTCGGGTCGTCACGTACCAACGCGACCCGCATTGCCGATGAGTTGGAAAAGCGCGGATGGATTGAACGACGTGAGAGCGATAATGACCGCCGCTGCCTGCATTTGCATTTGACCGCAGACGGCGAGGCCTTTATCCAGAAGCTGTTGCCACCTCAACACAAAAGTTTGCATTTCCTCTGGTCTACCCTTGACGTCGAAGAGCAACAGCAATTGGAAGCCTTGACGCGCAAGTTGTTGACCCGCCTTGATCAGATGGATGCAGGCTCGACTTCATAA